The following coding sequences lie in one Gemmatimonadota bacterium genomic window:
- a CDS encoding DUF1003 domain-containing protein: MSDEPTQAPTNTVQCPLCGQIRSTAELVPGILVRPAVLQLIQTEHPQWDPDQQLCLADLHRYRLSYLQTLLASRKGELSALDKEVIESLHHNELLSENIAESVSQGLSLGARVADRVAAFGGSWPFIGLFGAIILGWIGVNGLWLARRAFDPYPFILLNLVLSCLAAVQAPVIMMSQNRQAARDRAHAEHDYQVNLKAELEIRMLHEKLDHLLLNNWQRLMDVQAIQADLMDELSTRLDAMKR, from the coding sequence ATGAGCGACGAGCCGACCCAAGCACCCACCAACACGGTGCAGTGTCCTTTGTGCGGCCAGATCCGCTCGACAGCGGAGCTCGTCCCGGGGATCCTGGTGAGACCCGCCGTGCTGCAGCTCATCCAGACAGAACATCCGCAGTGGGACCCGGATCAGCAGCTTTGCCTAGCCGATCTCCATCGGTATCGCCTTAGTTACCTACAAACCCTGCTGGCCTCCAGAAAGGGAGAGTTGAGTGCGCTGGACAAGGAGGTGATCGAGAGTCTTCACCACAACGAGCTGCTCTCGGAGAACATTGCCGAGAGCGTGAGCCAAGGACTCTCTCTGGGCGCTCGAGTGGCTGATCGGGTGGCAGCTTTCGGGGGCAGCTGGCCCTTCATCGGGCTGTTCGGTGCCATCATCCTGGGATGGATCGGAGTGAACGGCCTCTGGTTGGCTCGGCGCGCCTTCGACCCCTACCCCTTCATCCTGCTCAACCTGGTGCTCTCCTGTCTGGCCGCCGTGCAGGCTCCGGTGATCATGATGAGCCAGAACCGGCAAGCTGCCAGGGACCGGGCCCACGCGGAGCATGACTATCAGGTCAATCTCAAGGCGGAGCTCGAGATCCGGATGTTGCACGAAAAGCTCGATCACCTCCTCCTCAACAACTGGCAACGCCTCATGGACGTGCAAGCGATCCAGGCGGACCTCATGGACGAACTGTCCACGCGTCTGGACGCGATGAAGCGTTGA
- the mprF gene encoding bifunctional lysylphosphatidylglycerol flippase/synthetase MprF — MPRGGPPVTGSADPTPPASGEAQPRWRWLGPVVALIVLGFALWSLHNELRGLTWLEVRSDLSALPTRWLVLGLLLTALNYLVLTQYDALALRYAGIALSRGRTALAATIGYALSQGLGFPLLTGAPVRFRLYSSWGVGALDIGRIVAFYTSSFWVGFAGIASVAFMVWPVRPPTFVSLPGDSLRILGGLLLVGVLVVLGWALRGKGRITLGPLQLPVPRAGLVVSQVLLGAVDWTVAASVLWVMLPEGHALGFGPFLSTYLLAQSAGVVSHLPGGLGVFEAVLLSFLPDGPGNSQVLASLLAFRLVYYLVPLFMAVLLLGLRELRERKEAIGPPTLRAARAVSQVVPGASAALVFALGGVLLLSGSVPVPRGRLELLTDLLPLRVLELSHFLASILGAGLLLLARGLQRRLDGAYHLALFALLLSALLMATRDLHAVASVTYLVGATILYVSRKEFYRRASLLDEPFTPAWVLAIAAMLVTTVWLGFFAFEHVEYSNDLWWRFTFEDDAPRFLRALVGVAVTISLFLAARLLRPAPVGGGVAGPDVLARLAPVAEAAPNTEANLVFLGDKDVVLSESGRSFIMYAVSGSSWVVMGDPVGEPSEFEELAWNLRDRADRAGGHLVFYEVGPTWLPLYIDLGLVFYKLGEDARVPLEGFTLEGRERAELRQSKRRLEREGGVFEVVPKEAVAPLLPRLREISDEWLKSKSVREKRFSLGCFHEEYLQHFPCAVVRVDGTIHAFANLWTSTSREELTVDLMRYSDSAPKGVMTALFTHLLIWGGEQGYRWFSLGMAPFAGMETHRLAPAWQRMGAALFRYGEHFYNFQGLHDYKEKFSPVWEPRYLAAPPGLGLPKILTDATALISGGLRGAVMR, encoded by the coding sequence GCTCTGGTCACTGCACAACGAGCTCCGCGGTCTTACGTGGCTGGAAGTCCGATCGGACCTGTCGGCGCTCCCCACCCGCTGGCTCGTTCTGGGTCTGCTGCTGACCGCCTTGAACTACCTGGTGCTCACCCAATACGACGCGCTGGCTCTGCGCTACGCCGGTATCGCGCTCAGCCGCGGGCGGACCGCCTTGGCCGCGACCATCGGCTACGCCCTCAGCCAAGGCTTGGGATTCCCGCTGCTCACCGGGGCGCCGGTGCGATTTCGCCTGTACTCGTCGTGGGGCGTGGGTGCCCTGGACATCGGCCGTATCGTTGCGTTCTACACGTCGTCTTTCTGGGTCGGGTTCGCCGGCATCGCCAGCGTGGCCTTTATGGTGTGGCCGGTTCGACCGCCAACGTTCGTGTCCCTCCCCGGAGATTCCCTGCGGATTCTCGGGGGTCTGTTGTTGGTCGGGGTGCTCGTAGTGCTGGGTTGGGCGCTGCGAGGAAAAGGGAGAATCACGCTTGGTCCCCTGCAGCTACCTGTGCCCAGGGCGGGCCTCGTCGTGAGCCAGGTGCTCCTGGGAGCGGTTGACTGGACCGTGGCGGCTTCGGTGCTATGGGTGATGCTGCCCGAGGGACACGCGCTCGGCTTCGGCCCCTTCCTGAGCACCTATCTCCTCGCTCAGAGCGCGGGAGTGGTCAGCCACCTACCCGGGGGCCTGGGAGTCTTCGAAGCGGTGTTGCTCTCCTTTCTGCCGGATGGCCCCGGAAACTCCCAGGTACTTGCCAGCCTGCTCGCGTTCCGCCTGGTGTACTATCTGGTGCCGCTGTTCATGGCGGTATTGCTTCTGGGGCTGCGCGAGCTTCGGGAACGCAAGGAAGCGATCGGTCCACCGACGCTGCGGGCCGCGCGCGCCGTTTCCCAGGTCGTCCCCGGAGCGTCCGCCGCGCTCGTCTTCGCTCTCGGAGGAGTTCTACTGCTTTCGGGCTCCGTTCCCGTTCCGCGCGGGCGACTCGAACTGCTTACCGATCTGCTTCCGCTGCGGGTGTTGGAGCTGTCGCATTTCCTGGCCAGCATCCTGGGAGCGGGCTTGCTCTTGTTGGCGCGCGGTCTCCAGCGACGGCTGGATGGAGCGTACCACCTCGCTTTGTTCGCGCTGCTTCTTTCGGCTCTGCTCATGGCCACTCGCGATCTTCATGCCGTGGCTTCCGTCACCTACCTGGTGGGAGCCACCATTCTCTACGTGTCGCGCAAGGAGTTCTACCGACGCGCTTCCTTGTTGGATGAACCTTTCACGCCGGCCTGGGTCCTGGCTATCGCGGCCATGCTGGTGACGACTGTCTGGCTCGGGTTCTTCGCCTTCGAGCATGTGGAGTACTCGAACGATCTCTGGTGGAGGTTCACGTTCGAGGATGACGCTCCTCGCTTCCTGAGGGCTCTGGTTGGTGTGGCGGTGACGATTTCCCTGTTCCTCGCCGCGCGCTTGCTTCGGCCGGCGCCGGTGGGCGGTGGGGTGGCGGGTCCGGACGTGCTGGCCCGTCTGGCGCCCGTCGCGGAGGCTGCACCGAACACCGAGGCCAACCTGGTGTTTCTCGGGGACAAGGACGTGGTGCTGAGCGAGAGCGGCCGGTCCTTCATCATGTACGCCGTCTCGGGATCCAGTTGGGTGGTGATGGGGGATCCGGTCGGGGAGCCGTCCGAGTTCGAGGAGTTGGCCTGGAACCTCCGGGACCGGGCGGATCGCGCCGGTGGGCACCTGGTGTTCTACGAGGTCGGTCCTACCTGGCTTCCCTTGTACATCGATCTCGGGCTCGTCTTCTACAAGCTGGGCGAGGATGCACGCGTACCGCTGGAGGGTTTCACTCTGGAGGGGAGGGAGCGAGCGGAGCTTCGCCAATCCAAGCGCCGTCTGGAGCGGGAGGGAGGCGTCTTCGAGGTCGTGCCGAAAGAGGCGGTTGCACCGCTGCTCCCAAGGCTGCGCGAGATATCCGATGAGTGGCTAAAGAGTAAGAGCGTGAGGGAAAAACGCTTCTCCCTGGGTTGCTTCCACGAGGAGTACTTGCAGCATTTCCCGTGCGCGGTCGTCCGCGTGGATGGCACGATCCACGCTTTCGCCAACTTGTGGACCTCGACGAGCCGGGAGGAGCTCACCGTAGACCTGATGAGGTACTCGGACTCGGCCCCCAAGGGCGTCATGACCGCTCTGTTCACGCATCTTCTGATCTGGGGAGGCGAACAGGGGTACCGGTGGTTCAGCCTGGGAATGGCCCCGTTCGCAGGCATGGAGACACACCGCTTGGCTCCCGCGTGGCAGAGGATGGGCGCGGCGCTGTTCCGCTACGGGGAGCACTTCTACAACTTCCAGGGTCTGCACGACTACAAGGAGAAGTTCTCCCCGGTCTGGGAGCCCCGGTACCTGGCTGCACCACCCGGGTTGGGGTTGCCGAAGATCCTCACTGACGCGACGGCTCTCATCTCTGGAGGCTTGCGGGGCGCGGTGATGCGTTGA